The following nucleotide sequence is from Gymnodinialimonas sp. 202GB13-11.
AGTTGTTCCGCAGCATGGTGGGCAGCGCGAGCAGACCCATGGTCACAACGGTTGCGCCCACGATGCCGGTGGAGGCCGCAAGGAACGCACCCACGATCACGATGGACACGGCCAGACCGCCGGGCAACGGGCCAAAGACGCGCGCCATGGTGGTCAGGAGATCTTCGGCAATGCGCGAGCGTTCCAGCGTGATGCCCATCATGACGAACATCGCAACAGCCAGCAGCGTCTCAATCGATTGGCCCGCAATCACACGCTCGTTCATGCGGTTGACGATGAACGACAGGTTGCGATCCATCGCCTGTTCCCAGCCGCCGGGGAACAGATGTTCCTCTATTCGCGGCAATTCCGGGTATCGGAAGACGGATATGGCATCCCTGGCCACGCCTTCCGCCACAAGGGCAGAATACTCAGCCGAACTGGTATCAATCGCCTGGTGGATCAGCAGGCCAGCGCTGTCGAGCGCTGCGATGATCGCAAACGAGATGATCCCCGCCCCGCCGATGGAGAAGGCCACCGGAAAGCCGGTCATGATCCCGGCGAAGAGTGTCAGGAAGACGATGATCAGACCGATCTCGACCCCATCCAAACCAAATAGCATGATGCTGTTCCCTTACTTAAGCCGCGCTAACGGCCCGCTTTGATTTGATCAGGTCGAACCCGAATGGATTGCGTGTTCGATCTCTTCCGCTTCATCGCCAAGGACGTCCTTGTCGACATGCTTGCCCTCGCTTTCGGGCCCTTCGAGCCATTCGAGATAGGAGCGCCAGAAGAAGGCCATCGCCTGCAGGAAGACCAGTACACAGAAGGCGACCAGAAGGATCTTGAACAAGAAGTATGCATTGAAGCCGTTGGGGCTGAACCCGATGGTCTCGACGTTCCAGCGCAGCACGCGGGCCTGCATCAGCATCCGGTCCAGCTCAACCGAGGCAGACGGGCCAGGCACCACCAGATGGCGCCACATGAAGAACCAGGCGTACATGTAGGTCAGCACGATGGCGGGCATCATGAAGACGATGGAGCCGAACATGTCGATCATGCGCTTAGTGCGGAATTTCACCGCCGAGTAGACAAGGTCCACGCGCACATGGCCGCCCTGCACGAACGTGTAGCTGACGCAAAGGCAGACGATGATGGCGTTGTAGAGCTTGAGCCCCTCACCCCACCAGCTGAGATCCTGAACGAACGCGGTGCCAAGTGGCCCAAGCTGGATCTCGGCCACTCGGAAGATGCGTTGCAGAAACACGATCATGACCTGCTGGAGCACCATGATCAGTCCGGCCCAAGCAGCCACACGTCCCATGACGTTTGCAAAGGCCTCAAGCCCGCGCACACACCACCAAAGGATCTCGCGGTTCCAGGCCATGCCGAGCACCGTGATCACAAGGAAAAGGGTAAAGACGACGAAGAAGAACTCAACTGAGCCGCCGTAATAGATGAAACGCGCCAACGCTTCGGGGTTACTCCAGTTCAGCCAATCGCCCGGATTGGTGATGGCCAGAAACAGGTGATAGGGGGCCAATGCAAAATTCTGCAGCACCCAGACAATGAAGTTTTCTTCCATCTTTTGGATTTCCCCCAAACGACGCCAGCCCTGCTCCCTGTGCTGCCGTGTTTTCGTGAGTTGTATTTGAGCTTCGTCCGGCAGCCTTAGCCGGACGAAGCAAGGGCGACTTCGCGCCAGGTCAATGGGTTGCGATTAGCCCGCGTTCACGCGGTTGCGCTGATCCATGTAGTTGCCATCGGCGAGGTCGAACCACGACGCCGACTCGGCCAGCGACCCGAAGTACGATTCGGCGATTTCCGCATAGATCGGATCACCCATGTTCTCTTCGCGAACTTCCGCTGCTGCGGCGCCGAAGGCGTTCCACACATCATCGGGGAATTCGCGGGTCTGAACACCGGCTTCCTGCAGACGGGCCAGCGCGGCACCGTTTTCAGCAAGCGTCAGCGACAGGTTGTCGGCATAGACAGCACGCGTCACGGTATCGACCAGCAGCTGCTGCTGCGGCGTCAGCGATTCAAACACGTCGTTGTTGAACGACAGCGTCAGAACCGAGCCCGGCTCGTGGAAGCCGGAGGTGTAGTAGAGGTTTGTGACTTCCTGGAAGCCCATCCGCTCGTCCGCGTAGGGGCCGATCCACTCCGCACCGTCGATCTGACCCGACGAGAGCGCCTGGTAGATTTCGCCGCCGGGGATGTTCTGGACCGAGGCGCCAAGGCGACCGAGCACCTGACCACCCTGACCGGGCATACGGAAGCGCAGACCCTGGAGGTCTTCTGCCGAGTTGATCTCGGTGTTGAACCAGCCGCCGGGCTGCATCGCGGTACAACCGCATGCGAACGAGCGCAGGTTGAACAGGGATGCGAGGTTGTTGTGATGCTCGTGACCACCGCGATGGTAATACCAGTTGGCGAATTCCTGACCGGTCATGCCGAAGGGCACGGAGGTAAAGAAGGCAAACGCCGGGTGCTGGTTGAGGAAGTAATAGTCTGCCGAGTGGTAGATGTCGGCCTGACCGGACGACACGGCGTCGAACACTTCGAACGCGCCCACAAGGGAGCCTGCGGGCATCTTCTGGATGGTCAGCTGACCGTCCGTCAGG
It contains:
- a CDS encoding TRAP transporter small permease subunit encodes the protein MEENFIVWVLQNFALAPYHLFLAITNPGDWLNWSNPEALARFIYYGGSVEFFFVVFTLFLVITVLGMAWNREILWWCVRGLEAFANVMGRVAAWAGLIMVLQQVMIVFLQRIFRVAEIQLGPLGTAFVQDLSWWGEGLKLYNAIIVCLCVSYTFVQGGHVRVDLVYSAVKFRTKRMIDMFGSIVFMMPAIVLTYMYAWFFMWRHLVVPGPSASVELDRMLMQARVLRWNVETIGFSPNGFNAYFLFKILLVAFCVLVFLQAMAFFWRSYLEWLEGPESEGKHVDKDVLGDEAEEIEHAIHSGST
- a CDS encoding TRAP transporter substrate-binding protein — protein: MDRRSFLRTSTVGGAAAAASTTLAAPLYAQGNRTLTMVTSVPDGFAIFDDAAQLAADRITALTDGQLTIQKMPAGSLVGAFEVFDAVSSGQADIYHSADYYFLNQHPAFAFFTSVPFGMTGQEFANWYYHRGGHEHHNNLASLFNLRSFACGCTAMQPGGWFNTEINSAEDLQGLRFRMPGQGGQVLGRLGASVQNIPGGEIYQALSSGQIDGAEWIGPYADERMGFQEVTNLYYTSGFHEPGSVLTLSFNNDVFESLTPQQQLLVDTVTRAVYADNLSLTLAENGAALARLQEAGVQTREFPDDVWNAFGAAAAEVREENMGDPIYAEIAESYFGSLAESASWFDLADGNYMDQRNRVNAG